The Deinococcus aerophilus region CGCAGCAGGTCTTTCAGGGTGATCCTTTCCCGGTGCGTCCCGAAGACGCTCCGGTAAGGGCCCAATGACCGAACGTCGAACTCGACGTTCTTCAGCCACGGCGTAATCAGCCACACTTCACTCGGGGCGCAGTCGAGCGCCTCAAGCATCAGGCGCACCATCTGATTCTTCAGGCGGTCGGTACGATCGGTCACATGGAAAATCACAGCGCTTCCTGCCGGTACAACACGGTGCGTAAGGTCAGGTGTTCCGGATCAAACACGCGTCCCTGTTGCTGCAGCCCGGCCCTGGCGAAGGCGCGCACCAGTTGGTCACTGAGGTGGCCTTGATGCTCGTGCAGGACGAATCCTCCGTGGGAATCGGCCAGACGAACGACCTCCGCCACATCCAGATCATCCCCACGAACGGTGATGGGCGCGGTCAGGACTTCATGGGCGCGTTTGAGCAGCGTGCGCGACACATTATGGCGGGTCACGTCGATGTGCCCCTGGTCGCAGGACCCCGCCAAGCAAGCCGGGCATGCGTCCACACAGGTCGACAGCGACCAGCTTTCCACCTGGGCAAGGAAGCGGTCGTCGGCCGTCATCTCCTCCTCGCCTTCCTCTTCATCCAGCACCTGCTGGAAGTGCGTGCGGTACACCTGAAGAAGCCGCGCCAAGTTCGGCAGGTTCCGGTCCTCTTTTAAGAGGGTCAGGGCGTACCCGGCGAGTTCCTGCGGCAAAGGCGTCCGGTGGAAGTGGGCACTGAGCTCTGACTCCAGATCCAGCAGTTCCAGCAACACGTCGAGGTGCGGGAAGCGTTCCCCATTGACGTGTACTTCCGACGTCAACACCGTTGCCAAGTGCATCAGTTCAGGGCTGTCGTCCCGCAGCAGACCCTCTGTCGCTTGAACCAGCGCGCGGCGCAGACCGTCATCCTTCCGTTCGTGCGCAGGGAGCGACAGCAATACCCGCACCTCGTGCACGATGGGGGTGCGTCGGTTCAATGCGAGGACCGCCTTGACGAACTGCTGCTCTTCGGCCACGGGGCACTCGAGGGTATAGCGCCACCAGGCGGTAACGTGATGGCCCGTGCGTTCGCCTGCGGGATGTTCACCCATGACCCGCGCGGCCGCGCGGGTGCTGCCTGCACCATCCTGGTTCCGCTCGTACACATAAAACGCATGATCCTGGGGATCGTGTCCATGCGTGATGTGCAACTGGGTGCCTGAACCAATCTGGTGATGGTCGGCACTGCCCTGCATCATAAACATGTTCCGCGCCGCATGCTTTAACGAGTGAACGAGCGTGTCTCGAACGTACGCGCTGACCTGAGCTTTGTTCTGGACGCGTGAAAACAACCGCCGCAGTTTCTCGTACGCCCGGTCATCTTGCCAGGTGACCCAAGCCTGCTCCAGGAAGTCCGGGTGGAGCGTGCGGTGGTCTGCCCAGTAACGCTGCGCTCCCCGCACCAAGGTCTGCCACCCAGCCTGATCCCGCAGGGCCGCCAAGAATTCGGGGCCGCTCTGACCATGCGCCCGAGCTTCTGCGCGCATGGTGCACAGCACGTCTGCCATCCGGCGTTGCGTGAAGGTGTTCAGGCCGCCTTCGACGCCTTCTGCCCACGACTCACTTTTCAGGAGGTACCGCAAAAACTGGTCCTGCAGATGCACCTGCGTGCGGACGTCGGCCCACTGCTGCTGCGCGACCGCCTGCGCCGCCTGACTGAGCACCTGCGGGTCGTACGGCACGCGGAGCCCTTCGGTACACAAGTCGTACCCGTACAGCAGCGGCTCACCGTCATGCTCACTCACGTACCGCACCAGGTTGTAACCCCGGCCAGCTTGCGGATCCTCACCTTGAGGGTGGCGTTTGTGCAGCGCGATCGTCGCTTCCGCCCCGTACTGCACCTCCCACGCGGCCAGACGCGAGCGCTGCCCGTCCTCCTCGCCGTAGTAGTACTCCAACGGTTGCACCAGGCTCCCGAACAATGGCGGTACCGGTACGCGCAACCTCGCCTCACCCAACGGATGCACTGCCGAGAACGACAACGGGTAACTGTTGCTGTCAGGGGACACCACCCGCCACCCCTTATCGAACAAGGCCTGTTGTGCCTCCCCGGTGGCTTCTTCCCACAACTGCCTCAATTCCACACTTCCGTCCGGCCGTTTCCGGCCGTACGCCTGGGCGCCTTGCACCGGGGCTCTGGGGTTGTTCGGATCGAGCCGGCCAAACGACCACAATTCCAGGTAACGCAAGCGGTAAAAGCGTTTGGGCATCTGCCCGTAGAGGCGGCGGACACCAAGTGGCATGTACCGCTCAAAGGCGTCACCCAGGCCACTGGCGGTCGGAAGGTCTTTGATCAGGGCCGGCTTGAATGGTCCGTATCCTCCCCCTTCCCGTTGCTTATACCGCTCCATTGCCATGGCGTTCTGAATGACTGTGCCGTTGACCCGCACGGTCGGGGACCGCCAGTGCAGCAGGTGCGACGTGCCGTACCGCCGGGTGACACGCCCCGCACCAAACTCACTGAAGGTCAGGGCGACATCCTCCTTAACAAAGTTCCATTCCGCCCCTGGCCTAGCCGGAGGCACCATCACCTGTACGACCGGCAGGTTGACACTGCTGAACAGGTTTTCCGGAATGTCTGGGCACAGTTGCAGCAGACTGACTGGCCGGGTCCGATTCGGCCGGTCCGCCCGGTGGCACACTTCCGGATCCAGCAGGGTCTTCTGAAACCACCCCCACAATGCCTGCCAGGTGCGGTATCCCTCCTGCTGCCTTAAGGTCGCCGCAATCACCCGTTCATAGCCATTCGTGATGAAGGGGTAGCGGGCGTCCAGGCGGGTTAGCTCGCTAAAAATGGCGTCCAGGTGGTCCTGAAGCTTCGTGCCAACCGGCAGGGCATACCAGAGGCGCCCTGTCCGCTGGGTCAGTTCATCAAACAGCAGGGCCACCGCATGGAAACGCTGAATAAAGTCATTTTCCGGGTTCAGCGCGGGTTCGTAATCGGCCGGGTCCGTGAGGGCTTCAGGATTCTGGAAGTAAAACGCGTCGCGGTAACTGTTGCGGCTGAGCGTCACGGCCGTGATCGGCCGGTCGCTCAGGTCCCGGCCTGCTCGGCCTTTTTTCTGAACAAACGACGCGATGTTGCTGGGGGCATGATGCTGCATGACGAACTGGATACTGGGGTCGTCGTATCCCACCTCCAGACTGGTTGTGGCAAAGATGATGTCACGGTTGAGCACTCGGCCGTCCTGACCGCCGCCGCTAAACACCGGATGATCTGCCGACGTCAGTGCCGTCGGCGCGGCGCCGACCCGCGTGCGGCCTTCGTTGAACTGATGGGGATCCTGCGCGTCAAAGTACCAGTACTCCCCGTCCTGGAATGCGGCGCTGGTCTGCACGTCACCGCCTGGGGGCTTCAGCCGCAGCGCCGCCAGATTCAACCGGCTCTCCGCGTCCCGGAACTCCACCGTTAGCTTCTTCAACTTCGAAATGCTGTCCTGGAAGATCAAGGTGCGGTGCTTGGCCGGCGTCTGCCCCTCGGCCGGACGCCGCACCATGTTGTGCGCGATGGTCATAATGGTCTGAATGGCCGCTGACGCGTCCCCAATCACTTTGCCGCGCGAGAACGATTCCGGGCGAATAAATAGAAAGTAGTCGCGGCCCTGCGCGGGATCGTAGTCCTCCGGTTGCGGTTCGATGGCACTCACGCGGTATTCCGGCACCCCGGTTAGCTTCGACCAGAACTGGCCCGGGCGACCAATCGTTGCGCTCATGCCGATCAGCAGGGGGGTCTTCCAGGTGGTGGCTTCATCCGCCGTGCCGCGGGCATAACCGTACATGGCATTGTCAATCCGGTATTTCAGTCGGCGCAGCAAGGCCGCGATCTGCGATCCATGAATGCCACTGTAGAGGTGAATTTCATCCATCACGACCGCGCGCGGTGGGTGAAACGCCGGACGCTCAGACCACTGGCGCGGCAAGCCGAACACGCCCAACGCCTTCGGGTCCATCATCCACCGGTGCAGCATCTCCGTGGTGATGATCAGCAGGTCCGGGGGCGCCTGCAGCACCGAGTCCCGGGTGGCCTGGAACGTATCGAGCTGCCAGCCTCCCGCGCCGAACCCACCGTCTGAAGTCAAGGTGGCGCGGCCGTCAGCCTGCACCTGCGCCAGTACGGGGGAACCGCCTGAACCCGTAAAGTACGGCACCACATGCTGTTGCCCGTCCTCACTTCGGTCCCAGTGCCATTTGCGCTCACTGTTCGGCCCGCTTCCCTGCAGGTCGCCCAGGGTCCCTGGCGTGTTGCCGAACACCATCCCTACGCTCAAGGGCCGCAGACCCAGGCCCTGCCCGGTCGGTCCGCGCATGGCACGGTTCACGTGCGCCGCGTACTCACACAAGCGCTCCAACTGGTTTTTGGCGAGATTCTGACGGGGATAGACCAGCATGACCTTGACGCCCCGCCGGTCATCCCGGATGGTTTCCTCTAACAGCCCCGTCAGCAAGGGCAGCAGGGCCGCCTCCGTTTTGCCACTGCCGGTGTTTCCCGTGATGACGAAAGCCCCGCCGGTCTGTGTGAAGTAGGCGTCGGTCAGTTCCGTGAAACTGCGTGCCTGAACGTTTGTGACGTCCACTCTGTCTAGGGGAAGCCCCAGCGCACTGGAAAAACCTTCCCCCAGCAGGCGTGTGGCCGCCCGCACGTTCCGTCCACGGTGGGTGGCCTGCACCCCGTCCAGCACCTTCCGGAAGCGCGTTTCCCGCCGGAGCCGTTCGCGGTCCTTAAACCGCACGCGCATGCTCTGCACCAGATAAGGGGCCTGCGCTTCGTCCCCCTCCCGGAAGCGCTGCTTCACGTTTTTCAGCAGCCGCACCATTTCACTGATGCGCGACCGGTAAAGTCCGCTTCGGGGTTCCATCACATACCGTTTGGCCACCAGGGAGGCGAGTAGGCCTGGAATCGCCGAATCCCCCAACCAGGCCTGCACTTCCTCTCTCTGGGCCACCTCCTGGACGGTGGTGTACGTCTCATACAGCCCAAAGTTGATGCGACGTTCCTCGATGTTTTCCAGGGCGTTGAGGACCCTCACTTCGTCAGCGGTCAATCTTTCCCCGGAAGTGCCTGTGGCGGACACCTCCTGCCCTACGGCCTGAACTTGCCGTACCCCCGGAGCCGAGGCGGAGGGAGCGCCCCCCTCCCCCAACCGCACTTCCCCCTGGGCTTCATGAATCTGCCCTGAGGCGTGCAGGGGAAGCAGGACGGACAGGAGAGCGTCCCGGGTATACACCCGGTCAAGGAGACCACGGTTCACCGGAAGCAGGGTGAGGACGTTCACTTCATTGAGTTTCAGGCGAACACTCGGAGAGAAGCCTTTTGACGTCTTCTGGTCGTACCCTTCTAACAGCGGATCATCCGCCAGTTCAGTCCGCAAAGCGTGGCCAGCGAGACCAGTCAATCTCGCCGCTTCAGACAGGAAAATCGAGCGGAACTTGGCGTCCCGGATGGCAGTGGCAAGCGTGTGACGAGACGCATCAGTAAGCACAAAAACCTCAAAAGTGAGAGACGAGAGAGAACGGCACTCCCCGGTTTATTGCAAGCGAACCGTGAAGGCCGGCAGGAGTCCGTGATCCTGGACCCAGGTCCACACCTCTGGCGTGAGGGCCGCGAGATTGGCCTGGCCTTGAACCACAACCTGTAAAAACGTCACCACGTCGGGCGGCAGGTGGGCACCCACCAGGCCGTCCCCCAAGCGGTCATACTCTGCAGCCAAGCCTTTGGCTTTTCGCGCCTGTTCCGCTGTTACAGGAAAGGTCCGCCGGAGTTGATCGTGCAGTTGGTACACCTGCCGCAGGGCGCTCGCCGCCGCCGCCAGGCCCGCCTGTCGTTCAAATACCGTCAGGACCGGCGCCGGCACCGGCGGTTCGATGTCGGCGAGGTAGGCCTCCCAAGCCTCGCGGGCCGTGAGGGTCAAGTCATCACTGGCCTTCTTGACGTTTCGCAGGGCCACCGAAAAATCGTTCTTAATCAGGGTTCCCGCGTCGGCCTGCGCGCCGCGTTGAACGTAAGCTACATTCCGCAACGCCGCGTCAACACTGGCAGGCAACGCCTCATTCGCCACCAAGCCGGCGGCCCGGAGCGTGTTCCATGCGAGCGCGGCGCCCTGCACCTGCCCTTTGACCGCCTGGAGTTGCTCCTGACGCGTCGTGTATTGCCGGATGCTTTCTTGCACATCCGTGAGCTTGTGCAGGTCTTCGGCACTTTCCTTGAGCGCCTGGGCACGTTCCAACATCATGCGGGTTCTCCTTGAGTTAGCACACCAGACAAGGTCTCTTCGACAGACCGCAGGTCTTGCAATAAGACCTGCGCCACTTGAACCGCGCTGGCATCAGGGGTGGCGACGGACGCGCGCTGGTGGGCGTACCGAAGACTGTCGTCCAGGATCTGGTTCAACTGCTTGACCACCTCTTCACTGCGCGCCGCGTCAGCCCAGGCAAAACTGGACGCCGTGGTAAGGCGCCGCTCCAAGTCCGCAGCATCGACGGCCCGCCGCGCGGCTTTCAGCAGACTGAGCAGTGGCAGACGGTTAAACTGGCGCAGCAGTTGTGCTACCCCTTCCGGCGCCATGTTGCGGGGAAGTTGCAAAACGCCCGCTTCACCCGCCGCACGGAACGCTTC contains the following coding sequences:
- a CDS encoding DEAD/DEAH box helicase, translated to MTADEVRVLNALENIEERRINFGLYETYTTVQEVAQREEVQAWLGDSAIPGLLASLVAKRYVMEPRSGLYRSRISEMVRLLKNVKQRFREGDEAQAPYLVQSMRVRFKDRERLRRETRFRKVLDGVQATHRGRNVRAATRLLGEGFSSALGLPLDRVDVTNVQARSFTELTDAYFTQTGGAFVITGNTGSGKTEAALLPLLTGLLEETIRDDRRGVKVMLVYPRQNLAKNQLERLCEYAAHVNRAMRGPTGQGLGLRPLSVGMVFGNTPGTLGDLQGSGPNSERKWHWDRSEDGQQHVVPYFTGSGGSPVLAQVQADGRATLTSDGGFGAGGWQLDTFQATRDSVLQAPPDLLIITTEMLHRWMMDPKALGVFGLPRQWSERPAFHPPRAVVMDEIHLYSGIHGSQIAALLRRLKYRIDNAMYGYARGTADEATTWKTPLLIGMSATIGRPGQFWSKLTGVPEYRVSAIEPQPEDYDPAQGRDYFLFIRPESFSRGKVIGDASAAIQTIMTIAHNMVRRPAEGQTPAKHRTLIFQDSISKLKKLTVEFRDAESRLNLAALRLKPPGGDVQTSAAFQDGEYWYFDAQDPHQFNEGRTRVGAAPTALTSADHPVFSGGGQDGRVLNRDIIFATTSLEVGYDDPSIQFVMQHHAPSNIASFVQKKGRAGRDLSDRPITAVTLSRNSYRDAFYFQNPEALTDPADYEPALNPENDFIQRFHAVALLFDELTQRTGRLWYALPVGTKLQDHLDAIFSELTRLDARYPFITNGYERVIAATLRQQEGYRTWQALWGWFQKTLLDPEVCHRADRPNRTRPVSLLQLCPDIPENLFSSVNLPVVQVMVPPARPGAEWNFVKEDVALTFSEFGAGRVTRRYGTSHLLHWRSPTVRVNGTVIQNAMAMERYKQREGGGYGPFKPALIKDLPTASGLGDAFERYMPLGVRRLYGQMPKRFYRLRYLELWSFGRLDPNNPRAPVQGAQAYGRKRPDGSVELRQLWEEATGEAQQALFDKGWRVVSPDSNSYPLSFSAVHPLGEARLRVPVPPLFGSLVQPLEYYYGEEDGQRSRLAAWEVQYGAEATIALHKRHPQGEDPQAGRGYNLVRYVSEHDGEPLLYGYDLCTEGLRVPYDPQVLSQAAQAVAQQQWADVRTQVHLQDQFLRYLLKSESWAEGVEGGLNTFTQRRMADVLCTMRAEARAHGQSGPEFLAALRDQAGWQTLVRGAQRYWADHRTLHPDFLEQAWVTWQDDRAYEKLRRLFSRVQNKAQVSAYVRDTLVHSLKHAARNMFMMQGSADHHQIGSGTQLHITHGHDPQDHAFYVYERNQDGAGSTRAAARVMGEHPAGERTGHHVTAWWRYTLECPVAEEQQFVKAVLALNRRTPIVHEVRVLLSLPAHERKDDGLRRALVQATEGLLRDDSPELMHLATVLTSEVHVNGERFPHLDVLLELLDLESELSAHFHRTPLPQELAGYALTLLKEDRNLPNLARLLQVYRTHFQQVLDEEEGEEEMTADDRFLAQVESWSLSTCVDACPACLAGSCDQGHIDVTRHNVSRTLLKRAHEVLTAPITVRGDDLDVAEVVRLADSHGGFVLHEHQGHLSDQLVRAFARAGLQQQGRVFDPEHLTLRTVLYRQEAL